From Bacteroides uniformis:
TCTTGGTGGGATACCCCTTGTTACGATTCCAGTCATAATACGGATATTCCTCGTGAAGGCGGTTCATGTAGTCATCACGATAGGTCTTTGCCAAAATGGAGGCGGCAGCGATGGAAAGGTACTTCCCGTCTCCTTTCACTACGGTAGTATGCGGCAAGTCCCGATATTTCTTAAAGCGGTTGCCGTCTATCAGCAGATGTTGCGGGCGGACATTCAGTTGGTCAACAGCACGGTGCATGGCAAGAAAGGAGGCATTGAGAATATTGATTTTGTCAATTTCTTCGGGAGAGACGACGCCCACCGCCCACGCCAGAGCCTCTTTCTCAATCACTTCACGCAAGGTATAGCGTTGTTTTTCCGTCAGCTGCTTGGAGTCGTTCAAAAGTTCATTCTTAAAGTCCGTTGGCAGAATAACAGCAGCGGCATAGACCGCACCGGCCAGACAGCCGCGACCGGCCTCATCGCATCCTGCCTCTATCAAATCTTTATTCAAATAAGGTAATAACATATATATCGCTATCTTTGAGGCACAAAGATAAATCTTTTTGGAGGGAAACCGGACTTCTAAGAAGAATTAATTAAATTTGCAGAAACAAGACGATGCCATGAAGAAAAACCTATGTCTACTACTCGTATGTCTTCTGTCAGCAGCTGCCCCACTGCAAGCTCAAGACATGCAGCAAGCACAGAAATTGATTGACCAAGCACAGAAATACCTGTACAACAACCCCAAACAAGCTTCCTACTATGCAGCTCAGGCTTCTGCCTTGTTTCCCGAAGATGAGCCCAGTGAGGTCCGCGCACAAGCCATGATTCTCTACTGTCAAGCCGAACAATTGTTGGGGAACTTCGACCTAAGTATCAAGAATCTTTATGACACCCAAAAATATATCCATCCCACCAACAAAAAACAAATGGCACAACTCTGCTCCTTGATGGGGCGTGTATACAGCAAACTAGGCGATTACAACAAAGCCATTGAACTGAACGACAAAGCAACCTCCATCTTCAAATCCATCGGCGATTCCACCTCTGTGGCCGGATGCTATAACGAACGTGGAGTAATGCACCACTTCATGAGTGAATTTACCGTTGCCGAGCGTTTCTTCCAGCGTGCGCTGGCCATCAACCGTGCCCAACGAAACCTGAAAGAGATTGCAACCAACTTGAACAACCTCTGTCTGTACCGAGGCAATACGGAAGAGAAACTTTCTTTCATCCAGGAAGCCATCACCATCAACAAGAATCTGGATGCCCAATGGTCCCTCGGAGAAAACTACAATAACATGGGAAAACAGTATTACTACGGCAAACAATACTCCAACGCTTTGGAAGCATTGCGCAAAGCCTATGAATATGCCCACAACATCGGAGCCCGCGAACTGATTTGCGACAATTACGAATATTCGTCCATGGTATATGCAGCTATAGGTGACTATGCCCAAGCTTATAAGTATCTGGACAAGAGGTACCACCTGGGCAAGGAACTGCAAAGTAGCAACAAGCTACGCAACATCGAGCAGGAAATTTCCTATAAAAGATACCAAGACCAAAAATATGCTACTGAAATGCAGGAACAAACCTACAAGATAGAGCTACTGAAACGCAATTTGTGGCTTTTGGGCAGCGTACTTATTCTGGGAATAGCTTTCAGCATCTTTCTATATAAATGGTATAAACGCCGAAAAGATTTGCAACTGATAGAAGCACGCTACCAATTGCAACTGTCCGAAAAAGAAGTGGCCGAACTGAAGATGCATCAGCAAGAGCTGGAACTTCAAAATGTACACAATGCCCTGGCTACCAGTCGGCAGGAGGCAACCAGCTTCGCCGTATTCCTGAAAAGCCGCAATGAACTGCTGGACAAAATACGCGGAATGGTGAAAGAAGGATATAAGATGGACGCGCAAGCCATCACGCCCCACCTGAAGAAAATCAACGCATTCATCAGCCAGAGCCAAAGCGGAGACAAAACCAACAGTGCCCTATTGACAAACATCGATGATAAAAGCAATGAATTCCTCCAAAGACTGGTAGCGATTCATCCCAAACTGACACAAGGCGAGAAATATCTTGCCACCCTGCTAAGGGTGAACCTGTCTACCAAAGAAATATCCATGTTGACCGGTACTACCCCTAAAACTATCAACATGAACCGTTACCGCCTGCGCAAATCCCTCAACCTCTCTTCCGAAGAAGACCTGACCGACTATCTACAAAATATATAACCCGGCTCAAGGCTGAAAATATTTATTTTGCATTTCTACCCTCACCGCCCTCACTGCTTACCTAAAAGTCTTTATTCATCGGACTTTCAGAGGTGAGTAAGGGCAATTTCAAAAAGGTGAGGGTAAAGTTTGCTCTCACTTTGTCTCAGTAGAAACAAGGCATCGAACAAGTAAGCATAGGCTCGCAAGTCCGGAAGAAGGGACTACTGTATCAGTATGCAAATGAAAGAACCGTCTACTAATGGCGTTTATAAAGAAAAAAAGTGTCTAGTGAAATCAGGAAAAGACAGGAAAAGACAGCTTTCTTTTTGTTTCCCCCAATATAACCGCTTGTTTCAACACACAGAACGGTTTGTTTCGACGTGTAGAACAATGTGTTTCATTAGGGCGAACACTTTGTTCCATTATAGTGAACACTTTGTTTCATACTATATAAACACCTTGTTTTATGTTGTGCAAACAAAACGTTTTATACTACATGAACGAAGTGTTTTGTACTGCAGAAACAAAGTGTTCATCACTATGAACTAATAAGTTATCCGTATTTTGCAAGAGATAAGATATGAATGTCATCCGTCTTATACTCGACTTCCTCTTTTACAGATGGCTTGCAGATAAAACATCTGCAAACCATCTGCAAGGGACATCATTGATAAACAGTAGTATCTCAACTCTCCTCCGGGGAGGAGAGTTGAGATACTACTGTTTATCAATGATTATAAAAGACCTGCGAAACTTGAGTTGCTTGATATTTCTAAAAGAGTTGGTTTCCTTCTTCATCTAATCACCGTTTACTTGCGCAACTCAATAATTAATGTAAATCGGGAAAAGTTTATGTGGATATAGTTTTGTAGATATAGAATATCTCATTTACTCCTATTTATCAAATACTTACAAAACTATTTGTAGATAATAAAACAAAGAATATCCCTCTCTTGTAGTCTGCTTGTAGATAACATTCATTAGCAATTCCTGTTTATGAAGCTTAATTTAGCATTGTGAAAAACCAATAGTATTAACCTTAAAAACTTATTCAAATGAGTAAAAGTAACTACTACAAAGAAAGAGTCATTCAGCTACTTCTCTTCTTTGCTTTTATGCTGCCTATGGGCGCATTGGCACAGAACATTCAGCTGAACGGTACCGTAACCGATGTTTCCGGTGAATCTGTCATCGGAGCCAGTGTATTAGAGAAAGGAACAACAAATGGAGTAATCACTGACATCGACGGTAACTTTACCCTCAGCGTTTCCCCAAAAGCCACTATTATTATCTCTTACGTGGGCTATGCTCCACAAGAAATCGCCCTCAATGGTCGCAAGGAATTGAAAGTGGTGCTGAAAGAAGACACCGAACTACTGGACGAAGTAGTCGTTATCGGTTATGGCACACAAAAGAAATCGGATGTTTCCGGTTCGGTAAGTTCCGTATCGGGCGATAAACTAAACAACATACCTACCGCTAATGCCGAAACTGCCCTGCAGGGTATGGCTCCCGGTTTGATAGTTAACTTTGGTAGCGGTGCCGCCGGCTCCACTCCCAGCCTGCAGGTGCGCGGTGTAACCACTTATGGAACAGACAACTCTCCGTTGGTAATTATCGATGGCGTTCCGGGTGATATGAGTTTTCTGAACCCCGAAGACATCAAGTCAATGTCTGTATTGAAAGACGCTGCCACCGCCGCTATTTACGGAGCACGCGCCGCCGCAGGCGTTATCCTGATTGAGACTTACCGTGGTACCAAATCCAAACCCAAAATCACGTTCTCAGCTTATTGGGGAGTGGATCAGATAGCCAAGAAACTGGATGTCTGCAATGCCGAAGAATTTATCCACATGGCAAAGATGGCCCGTACAAACGCCGGTCAAAACCCCAAAAACTGGCCTGCTTACATTGCGGCTTATGAGCAAGACCCCACACAGTTTGGCGACACCGATTGGCAGGACGAATACTACCGCAACGGCTTCACACAGAAATACAATGTGGGGTACACTAGTGGCAGTGAGAATGCCAACGTAGCTTTGTCCGTATTCTATTCAAAAAACGAAGCCATCGTGACCGGCACGGGTGACGAGAAATATGGCTTCCGCTTAAACTCAGACATGAAACGCGGCAAGTTCAAAGTGGGCGAATCAGTAAACTACAGCCGTTGGGAATCGGAAATGGAAGCCAACTCAGGTTTTCCCGGCA
This genomic window contains:
- a CDS encoding ribonuclease HII, which translates into the protein MLLPYLNKDLIEAGCDEAGRGCLAGAVYAAAVILPTDFKNELLNDSKQLTEKQRYTLREVIEKEALAWAVGVVSPEEIDKINILNASFLAMHRAVDQLNVRPQHLLIDGNRFKKYRDLPHTTVVKGDGKYLSIAAASILAKTYRDDYMNRLHEEYPYYDWNRNKGYPTKKHRAAIAERGTTPYHRLTFNLLGDGQLSLNFEQ
- a CDS encoding tetratricopeptide repeat protein; this translates as MKKNLCLLLVCLLSAAAPLQAQDMQQAQKLIDQAQKYLYNNPKQASYYAAQASALFPEDEPSEVRAQAMILYCQAEQLLGNFDLSIKNLYDTQKYIHPTNKKQMAQLCSLMGRVYSKLGDYNKAIELNDKATSIFKSIGDSTSVAGCYNERGVMHHFMSEFTVAERFFQRALAINRAQRNLKEIATNLNNLCLYRGNTEEKLSFIQEAITINKNLDAQWSLGENYNNMGKQYYYGKQYSNALEALRKAYEYAHNIGARELICDNYEYSSMVYAAIGDYAQAYKYLDKRYHLGKELQSSNKLRNIEQEISYKRYQDQKYATEMQEQTYKIELLKRNLWLLGSVLILGIAFSIFLYKWYKRRKDLQLIEARYQLQLSEKEVAELKMHQQELELQNVHNALATSRQEATSFAVFLKSRNELLDKIRGMVKEGYKMDAQAITPHLKKINAFISQSQSGDKTNSALLTNIDDKSNEFLQRLVAIHPKLTQGEKYLATLLRVNLSTKEISMLTGTTPKTINMNRYRLRKSLNLSSEEDLTDYLQNI